One Acidobacteriota bacterium genomic region harbors:
- a CDS encoding cysteine hydrolase family protein produces MLQAVPLLFWDVDTQYDFMREDGKLYVPGAESLDENLATLTELARKHHIPVVASADDHRPEDDEISDDPDFKVTYPPHCMTGTPGAQRVEATRIGDAFVVGHEALSEEELAAGLAQNPPQVLVLKNTTNVFSNPNTEALLERLDPQRVVVYGVALDICNRRAVEGLWSRGYRNLAVVVDATKPIDAAMGEELLESWRERGIELVTTEQVVEEVTGEGS; encoded by the coding sequence ATGCTGCAAGCGGTTCCACTACTCTTTTGGGACGTCGACACGCAATACGATTTCATGCGCGAGGACGGCAAGCTCTACGTGCCCGGGGCCGAGAGCCTGGACGAGAACCTGGCAACGCTCACCGAGCTCGCCCGCAAGCACCACATCCCGGTGGTGGCTTCCGCCGACGATCATCGGCCCGAGGACGACGAGATCAGCGATGACCCGGACTTCAAGGTCACCTACCCGCCCCATTGCATGACCGGCACGCCCGGTGCTCAGCGGGTCGAGGCGACGCGCATCGGTGATGCGTTCGTGGTCGGCCACGAGGCGCTGTCGGAGGAAGAGCTGGCGGCGGGCCTGGCGCAGAATCCGCCGCAGGTGTTGGTTCTCAAGAACACCACCAACGTTTTCTCCAACCCCAACACCGAGGCGCTCCTGGAGCGGCTGGACCCTCAGCGGGTGGTGGTTTACGGGGTGGCGCTGGACATCTGCAACCGACGGGCGGTGGAGGGGCTGTGGAGCCGCGGCTACCGCAACCTGGCGGTGGTGGTGGACGCCACCAAGCCCATCGACGCAGCGATGGGGGAAGAGCTCCTGGAGTCGTGGCGGGAGCGGGGCATCGAGCTGGTGACCACCGAGCAGGTGGTGGAAGAGGTGACCGGCGAGGGGAGCTGA